Proteins encoded by one window of Melospiza melodia melodia isolate bMelMel2 chromosome 9, bMelMel2.pri, whole genome shotgun sequence:
- the LOC134422043 gene encoding cytochrome P450 2C9-like isoform X1, whose product MELLGGATVVLLVCIACLLSFAAWKGRSGKGKMPPGPAPLPILGNLLQVKPSNLAKTLQKLSEEYGPVFTVHLGSDPVVVLHGYDVVKEALVDRADEFASRGHMPIGDRANNGLGIIFSNNELWLQVRRFSLTTLRNFGMGKRSIEERIQEESDYLLEEINKTKGRAFDPTFMLSCSVSNVICSIVFGKRYDYKDKKFLALMDNMNNIFEMMNSRWGQLYQMFSNIMDYLPGPHNNIFGEFDALKAFVAEEVKLHQASLDPNSPQDFIDCFLSKMQEEKDRPNSSFHMKNLITSAFDLFIAGTETTSTTVRYGLLLLLKYPKIQEKIQEEIDQVVGRSRKPGVADRSQMPYTDAVVHEIQRFISLVPLALPHTVTKDTSFRDYVIPKGTTIFPVLTSVLHDSKAFPNPHEFNPEHFLNKNGSFKKSEFFMPFSAGKRICPGEGLARMEIFLLIATILQNFTLKSVVNPQELNITPTLSGTGNVPPAYQLCAVPR is encoded by the exons ATGGAGCTCCTGGGAGGAGCCACTGTTGTCCTCCTGGTTTGCATTGCCTGCCTGCTCTCCTTTGCAGCATGGAAAGGAAGGTCTGGGAAGGGGAAGATGCCTCCAGGACCAGCTCCCCTTCCAATTCTAGGCAACCTGCTGCAGGTGAAACCAAGTAACTTGGCCAAAACCCTGCAGAAG CTCAGTGAAGAGTATGGACCCGTGTTCACAGTGCACCTGGGCTCTGACCCAGTGGTGGTGCTGCATGGATACGATGTGGTGAAAGAAGCCTTGGTCGATCGCGCAGACGAGTTTGCTTCCAGGGGACACATGCCAATTGGAGACAGGGCTAACAATGGATTAG GGATTATTTTTAGCAACAATGAGCTATGGTTACAAGTCCGGCGGTTTTCTCTCACCACTCTGCGGAACTTTGGAATGGGGAAGAGGAGCATTGAAGAGAGGATACAGGAGGAATCTGACTACTTGCTTGAAGAGATCAACAAAACAAAGG GAAGAGCTTTTGACCCAACCTTCATgctgagctgttctgtctccAATGTCATATGCTCCATTGTCTTTGGGAAACGATATGATTATAAAGACAAGAAGTTCCTGGCTCTGATGGACAACATGAACAACATCTTTGAGATGATGAACTCCCGCTGGGGACAG CTCTACCAGATGTTCTCAAATATCATGGATTACCTGCCTGGCCCACACAACAATATATTTGGAGAATTTGATGCTCTAAAAGCCTTTGTAGCAGAGGAGGTAAAGCTGCACCAAGCCTCCCTAGATCCCAACTCCCCTCAGGATTTCATCGATTGTTTCCTCAGCAAAATGCAGGAG GAGAAAGATCGTCCCAATTCCAGTTTCCACATGAAGAACCTGATAACAAGTGCTTTCGACTTGTTCATTGCTGGAACTGAGACAACAAGCACCACTGTACGATATGGGCTTCTGCTTCTTCTCAAATATCCAAAGATACAAG AGAAAATTCAAGAAGAGATTGACCAGGTAGTAGGACGATCAAGAAAACCCGGTGTGGCTGACCGGTCCCAGATGCCCTACACAGATGCCGTGGTCCATGAAATCCAGCGCTTCATCTCTCTTGTCCCCCTGGCTCTCCCTCACACTGTGACCAAAGACACCAGCTTCAGAGACTACGTCATTCCTAAG GGCACTACAATTTTTCCAGTCCTCACTTCTGTCCTCCATGACAGTAAAGCGTTTCCAAACCCACATGAGTTCAATCCTGAACATTTCTTGAATAAGAATGGCAGCTTTAAGAAGAGTGAATTCTTCATGCCCTTCTCAgcag GAAAACGAATATGCCCAGGAGAGGGCCTGGCACGAATGGAGATATTCTTACTCATAGCCACCATCTTGCAGAACTTTACTTTGAAGTCTGTTGTCAACCCCCAGGAGCTCAACATTACCCCGACACTGAGTGGGACAGGCAATGTACCTCCTGCCTaccagctctgtgctgtccccCGCTGA
- the LOC134422043 gene encoding cytochrome P450 2C8-like isoform X2, with protein MGREMARGSSPQLQQGKLCMGIIFSNNELWLQVRRFSLTTLRNFGMGKRSIEERIQEESDYLLEEINKTKGRAFDPTFMLSCSVSNVICSIVFGKRYDYKDKKFLALMDNMNNIFEMMNSRWGQLYQMFSNIMDYLPGPHNNIFGEFDALKAFVAEEVKLHQASLDPNSPQDFIDCFLSKMQEEKDRPNSSFHMKNLITSAFDLFIAGTETTSTTVRYGLLLLLKYPKIQEKIQEEIDQVVGRSRKPGVADRSQMPYTDAVVHEIQRFISLVPLALPHTVTKDTSFRDYVIPKGTTIFPVLTSVLHDSKAFPNPHEFNPEHFLNKNGSFKKSEFFMPFSAGKRICPGEGLARMEIFLLIATILQNFTLKSVVNPQELNITPTLSGTGNVPPAYQLCAVPR; from the exons ATGGGCAGGGAAATGGCAAGGGGCAGCAGCCCGCAGCTGCAGCAAGGGAAATTGTGTATGG GGATTATTTTTAGCAACAATGAGCTATGGTTACAAGTCCGGCGGTTTTCTCTCACCACTCTGCGGAACTTTGGAATGGGGAAGAGGAGCATTGAAGAGAGGATACAGGAGGAATCTGACTACTTGCTTGAAGAGATCAACAAAACAAAGG GAAGAGCTTTTGACCCAACCTTCATgctgagctgttctgtctccAATGTCATATGCTCCATTGTCTTTGGGAAACGATATGATTATAAAGACAAGAAGTTCCTGGCTCTGATGGACAACATGAACAACATCTTTGAGATGATGAACTCCCGCTGGGGACAG CTCTACCAGATGTTCTCAAATATCATGGATTACCTGCCTGGCCCACACAACAATATATTTGGAGAATTTGATGCTCTAAAAGCCTTTGTAGCAGAGGAGGTAAAGCTGCACCAAGCCTCCCTAGATCCCAACTCCCCTCAGGATTTCATCGATTGTTTCCTCAGCAAAATGCAGGAG GAGAAAGATCGTCCCAATTCCAGTTTCCACATGAAGAACCTGATAACAAGTGCTTTCGACTTGTTCATTGCTGGAACTGAGACAACAAGCACCACTGTACGATATGGGCTTCTGCTTCTTCTCAAATATCCAAAGATACAAG AGAAAATTCAAGAAGAGATTGACCAGGTAGTAGGACGATCAAGAAAACCCGGTGTGGCTGACCGGTCCCAGATGCCCTACACAGATGCCGTGGTCCATGAAATCCAGCGCTTCATCTCTCTTGTCCCCCTGGCTCTCCCTCACACTGTGACCAAAGACACCAGCTTCAGAGACTACGTCATTCCTAAG GGCACTACAATTTTTCCAGTCCTCACTTCTGTCCTCCATGACAGTAAAGCGTTTCCAAACCCACATGAGTTCAATCCTGAACATTTCTTGAATAAGAATGGCAGCTTTAAGAAGAGTGAATTCTTCATGCCCTTCTCAgcag GAAAACGAATATGCCCAGGAGAGGGCCTGGCACGAATGGAGATATTCTTACTCATAGCCACCATCTTGCAGAACTTTACTTTGAAGTCTGTTGTCAACCCCCAGGAGCTCAACATTACCCCGACACTGAGTGGGACAGGCAATGTACCTCCTGCCTaccagctctgtgctgtccccCGCTGA
- the LOC134421727 gene encoding LOW QUALITY PROTEIN: zona pellucida sperm-binding protein 4-like (The sequence of the model RefSeq protein was modified relative to this genomic sequence to represent the inferred CDS: inserted 3 bases in 2 codons; deleted 1 base in 1 codon; substituted 1 base at 1 genomic stop codon) — MVVVGWSWAASGVMLFWVFLGPLALVLGAPISVFSDPTLLLXGQKSLQLTLPPGWEGNASFVLTTWDTEGKAQALQNDSGCGLLVSGTPEDSREISVSYAGCYVFEXDHNYLILVGLEGIDAAGQKVLHEETLLRCPMDLPALDAPSSSVCLAVPNQDCLPCASLPISQGDFEARGCCYDPRDRMKPCYFGNTGKPEHLDSYCTPDGQFSIAVSQDVTLPPVALGSVQPASGHSTGCVPVLTNSAFVVYQFPLSACGTTFQVRAAAAIYENELVASRDVKTGSLGSVTRDSIFRLYVRCTYFISGSSIPLSAQVFTLXAESQPGPLSLELHVASDGSYTSYYIDSDYPVVKTLRDPVYAEVKILQRTDPDLILVLHHCWATPSTNPQQQQQWPILVYECPYAGDNYRTQLMPPSFTSGLLLPSHYQHFTLYTFTFVDSTSHEKLSGLVYLHCSASVCHQAVKESCIPSCPSRVRGKRSAEPPFQEGPSHVSSKGPVIFLQHELRQDAAKDGLGAAVHAAAPWALGFAAVATGTALCVVLVVSVLWQRKVSAMHEINRLQ, encoded by the exons ATGGTTGTTGTAGGGTGGTCTTGGGCTGCATCAGGAGTtatgctcttctgggtgtttctTGGCCCCCTGGCTTTGGTTCTGGGGGCTCCTATTAGTGTTTTTTCTGATCCTACCCTGCTTTT TGGCCAGAAAAGCTTACAGCTCACCTTACCACCAGGCTGGGAAGGGAATGCTTCATTTGTACTGACTACATGGG ATACTGAAGGGAAGGCACAAGCTCTGCAGAATGACTCTGGCTGTGGGCTCTTGGTATCTGGGACTCCAGAAGACTCCAGGGAAATATCGGTCTCTTATGCAGGCTGTTATGTCTTTGAGTGA GATCACAATTACCTTATACTGGTTGGGCTTGAAGGAATAGATGCTGCTGGGCAAAAGGTTCTTCATGAAGAGACTCTGCTCAGGTGCCCTATGGACCTTCCTG CCCTGGATGCTCCAAGCAGCAGTGTCTGTCTGGCTGTTCCCAACCAGGACTGCCTGCCGTGTGCCTCCCTGCCTATCAGCCAGGGAGACTTTGAAGCACGAGGCTGCTGCTATGACCCCAGAGACAGGATGAAGCCTTGCTACTTTGGTAACACGGGTAAGCCTGAGCACCT tgacagCTATTGCACACCAGATGGCCAGTTTTCCATTGCCGTTTCTCAGGATGTCACCCTGCCACCTGTTGCCCTGGGCTCAGTGCAACCGGCCAGTGGACACAGTactggctgtgtccctgtcctaaCAAACAGTGCCTTTGTTGTGTACCAGTTTCCACTCTCTGCCTGTGGCACTACTTTTCAGGTAAGAGCTGCAGCT GCCATATATGAGAATGAGTTGGTG GCAAGCAGGGATGTGAAGACTGGGAGCCTTGGCTCTGTCACTAGGGATAGCATTTTCAG GCTATATGTCCGATGTACTTATTTCATCAGtgggagctccattcccttgaGTGCTCAGGTCTTCACAT TGGCTGAGTCCCAGCCAGGTCCTCTGTCTTTGGAGCTGCATGTTGCCTCAG ATGGAAGCTATACTTCCTACTATATTGACAGTGACTATCCTGTTGTGAAGACTCTGAGAGATCCTGTTTATGCAGAGGTCAAGATCCTTCAGAGGACAGACCCAGACCTGATTTTAGTTCTGCACCACTGCTGGGCCACACCAAGCACCAAcccccagcaacagcagcagtggCCAATTTTGGTGTATGA GTGCCCTTATGCAGGTGACAACTATCGGACACAGCTGATGCCTCCAAGTTTCACCTCAGGACTACTTTTGCCCTCTCATTATCAGCATTTCACTCTCTACACATTCACCTTTGTGGACTCTACTTCCCATGAGAAACTCTCTGGACTG GTGTACCTGCACTGCAGTGCTTCCGTGTGCCACCAGGCTGTAAAGGAGTCCTGCATCCCCTCTTGTCCTTCCAGAGTCA GGGGTAAAAGGAGTGCTGAGCCTCCTTTTCAGGAAGGTCCTTCCCATGTCTCCAGCAAAGGCCCTGTGATTTTCCTCCAGCATGAGCTAAGACAGGATGCAGCCAAGGATGGCCTTG gagcagctgtgcaTGCTGCAGCCCCCTGGGCTCTGGGATTTGCTGCTGTGGCaactgggacagctctgtgtgtggTGCTTGTGGTTTCTGTGCTGTGGCAAAGGAAGGTGTCAGCCATGCATGAAATCAATAGATTGCAATAA